In Saccharomyces cerevisiae S288C chromosome V, complete sequence, one DNA window encodes the following:
- the VFA1 gene encoding Vfa1p (Protein that interacts with Vps4p and has a role in vacuolar sorting; stimulates the ATPase activity of Vps4; localizes to endosomes in a Vps4-dependent manner; overexpression causes canavanine sensitivity and confers a partial class D vacuole morphology) → MINEYVARKVALKDMQPCAICSKPSTTVLYNASGPDWLYTCEIHLQDNPQFVIPLYSTEYNEAVAQLKLVKGKMDSLTSAQTQLGSWDGWVTKIFSKKEKETNNSKDPDPTTTDSTDTSPQAKNDAEILSETKKQYSKILDKVTELQRKNRKYELAKIMFESRLLRKRTEQVNRERYLKEQENYSNTDPEELLRKHVFPSVPK, encoded by the coding sequence atgaTAAATGAGTACGTTGCCAGAAAGGTCGCTCTAAAGGACATGCAACCATGTGCGATCTGTAGCAAACCATCCACTACCGTCCTTTACAACGCATCTGGTCCAGATTGGCTATATACATGCGAAATACATTTACAAGATAATCCACAATTTGTCATTCCCCTCTATAGTACAGAGTATAATGAAGCCGTGGCTCAATTAAAACTAGTAAAGGGGAAAATGGATAGTCTGACATCAGCTCAAACCCAATTAGGGTCCTGGGATGGTTGGGTTACTAAAATATTCtccaagaaagaaaaggagaCAAATAACTCTAAAGACCCTGATCCAACTACAACCGACTCTACTGATACATCTCCACAGGCTAAGAACGATGCAGAAATCTTGtcagaaacaaagaaacaGTACAGCAAAATACTTGACAAAGTTACAGAACTGCAAAggaaaaacagaaaatacGAACTAGCAAAAATCATGTTTGAAAGCAGACTCctaagaaaaagaacagaaCAAGTAAATCGCGAACGATACCTCAAGGAGCAAGAGAATTACTCTAATACGGATCCTGAAGAACTGCTTCGAAAACACGTGTTCCCCTCCGTTCCAAAATAA
- the SAK1 gene encoding serine/threonine protein kinase SAK1 (Upstream serine/threonine kinase for the SNF1 complex; plays a role in pseudohyphal growth; partially redundant with Elm1p and Tos3p; members of this family have functional orthology with LKB1, a mammalian kinase associated with Peutz-Jeghers cancer-susceptibility syndrome; SAK1 has a paralog, TOS3, that arose from the whole genome duplication) — protein MDRSDKKVNVEEVNVPSNLQIELEKSGTSSSVSLRSPTKSSATNLAGMAEGARDNASIASSSVDSLNMLLERQRVRQLNHPQHQQHISSSLAKTPTTTSSFCSSGSSKNKVKETNRISLTYDPVSKRKVLNTYEIIKELGHGQHGKVKLARDILSKQLVAIKIVDRHEKKQRKFFTFIKSSKISENDKIKREIAIMKKCHHKHVVQLIEVLDDLKSRKIYLVLEYCSRGEVKWCPPDCMESDAKGPSLLSFQETREILRGVVLGLEYLHYQGIIHRDIKPANLLISGDGTVKISDFGVSLAASSTNSSDSSESLDELELAKTVGTPAFFAPEMCLGEDAFTRYNLTKENLFRGSCISFMIDIWAVGVTLYCLLFGMLPFFSDFELKLFEKIVNDPLKFPTFKEIQSNKVSKVSCEEEYEMAKDLLLKLLEKNPQKRMTIPAIKKHPFVSWDFDHVPENDEKLLSSVLEQKLRFQCNQTDQFEPISISKHELKNAVSGVGKKIKESVLKSIPLKDPSDLSNKNYLHPTETTRGRGDANVIVSEGSVLSNIKELSANDGCLNTDSDTNININDDDHYSGDDNDGHLTKRELERELNKFDDKHEAGNMVNLPINSSFASLDSFYIDNFAMARMGMSSPEAGDSVSSVPNLPSAPSSTRLGRSPVFSGVTNQPSPIRPVLPQQKSSFCATGRYDKSHNSLLRNSSSHLTSYNSGRPSSRTGRMNSRNQNLPKIPNSLSKISTTKLTELRVPKDSEIPSPAKNPNADRLRRFPVKKNTKTPAIKDPPRININSSDKSGSKNSPIKSLYQRMKQSKDNSKTFEVRRGNFFSHFNGDDDDSSSQSSVTSSGSESDSELSSTSSSCTSGTQSRNSSNNNAYSETESLPFEFGVDSEDGSGVLLRDLPNEDQIRPFLDIQPCRRMKVKSSLNLEPPSVSSSSSSSSDEDELILNVGTAGHRRRHNSSKLSELSNSPQKGSNNFMYSNGSVHDSETTITPQNMDDLTLHQALSRSQPISKPGPLVLPKRLDQKKATTETSNLTDIVEFNGNNDHRKDKNFDKVLYSRDLLKDALSSTNAGRRRSIPSNKIRGRKDASITMSTNVGNDEHARNTSCHGDKGQENGAIKQRTHERSRSLTVAELNEEKRRSALP, from the coding sequence ATGGATAGGAGTGATAAAAAAGTTAACGTCGAAGAGGTCAATGTACCTTCAAACTTACAAATAGAATTAGAAAAATCAGGCACCAGTAGCAGTGTATCACTCCGAAGCCCGACTAAGAGTAGCGCTACCAATTTGGCGGGCATGGCCGAAGGTGCAAGAGATAATGCATCAATAGCGTCTTCATCGGTAGATTCCCTCAACATGCTATTAGAGCGGCAAAGAGTAAGGCAGTTAAACCATCCACAGCACCAACAGCATATAAGTAGTTCACTAGCTAAGACCCCGACAACGACTTCATCATTTTGTTCGAGCGGGAGTTCTAAGAATAAAGTTAAGGAAACTAATCGAATATCTCTAACATACGACCCGGTGTCAAAGAGGAAAGTTTTAAACACTTATGAGATCATCAAAGAATTAGGCCATGGACAACATGGAAAAGTAAAATTAGCAAGAGATATATTGAGTAAGCAATTAGTAGCGATTAAAATAGTGGATAGacatgaaaagaaacagaGGAAGTTTTTCACGTTTATCAAATCAAGTAAAATATCcgaaaatgataaaataaaacgAGAAATTGCcattatgaaaaaatgccaTCACAAACATGTCGTACAACTGATAGAAGTTCTGGATGATTtaaaatcaagaaaaatttatttagTTCTAGAGTATTGTTCTCGAGGCGAGGTAAAATGGTGTCCACCGGATTGTATGGAATCAGATGCTAAGGGTCCCTCTTTACTAAGTTTTCAAGAAACGCGAGAGATTTTAAGAGGCGTTGTGCTCGGCTTAGAATATCTCCATTACCAAGGAATCATTCACCGAGATATTAAGCCTGCCAACTTATTAATATCAGGAGATGGCACTGTTAAGATTTCCGATTTTGGTGTTTCTTTAGCTGCTAGCAGCACGAATAGTTCCGATAGTAGCGAATCCTTAGACGAGTTAGAATTAGCCAAAACAGTGGGCACGCCTGCATTTTTTGCTCCCGAAATGTGCTTGGGTGAAGATGCATTCACCAGGTATAACTtaacaaaggaaaatttatTTCGTGGTTCTTGCATCTCATTCATGATAGATATTTGGGCTGTGGGTGTGACCTTGtactgtcttctttttggaatgctgccttttttttctgattttgagctcaaattatttgaaaaaattgtaaaCGACCCGTTAAAATTTCCAacatttaaagaaatacaGTCCAACAAAGTATCTAAAGTATCTTGTGAGGAGGAATACGAAATGGCAAAGGAccttttattgaaattgttagaaaaaaatccccaaaaaagaatgactATACCTGCCATTAAAAAACATCCTTTTGTTTCATGGGATTTTGACCACGTACCGGAGAACGATGAAAAGTTACTATCTTCTGTCCTTGAGCAAAAATTACGTTTCCAATGTAACCAAACTGATCAATTTGAACCCATTTCTATTTCAAAGCACGAATTGAAAAACGCTGTCTCCGGTGTCgggaaaaaaatcaaagagtCCGTACTAAAAAGTATCCCGCTAAAGGATCCGTCAGATCTCTCTAATAAAAACTACCTTCATCCAACGGAAACCACTAGGGGCAGAGGGGATGCCAATGTTATTGTCAGCGAAGGTTCAGTGTTATCGAATATTAAGGAATTAAGTGCTAATGATGGATGTTTGAACACTGATAGCGACACTAATATTAATATCAACGACGATGATCATTATAGTGGTGATGATAACGATGGACATTTAACGAAAAGAGAACTAGAACGAGAATTAAACAAATTCGATGATAAACACGAGGCCGGAAATATGGTTAATTTACCTATCAATTCCTCATTTGCATCCTTGGACAGCTTCTACATAGATAATTTTGCGATGGCTAGAATGGGAATGAGTTCTCCAGAAGCGGGAGATTCGGTTTCGTCTGTACCAAACCTTCCTTCTGCACCGTCTTCAACAAGGCTTGGACGATCACCAGTCTTTAGTGGAGTCACCAACCAACCAAGTCCAATTCGCCCCGTTTTGCCACAACAAAAGTCATCGTTTTGTGCAACAGGTCGGTATGATAAGAGTCACAATAGTCTTCTTagaaattcttcatctCATCTAACGTCATACAACTCCGGCAGACCATCTTCAAGGACTGGCCGAATGAATTCACGCAACCAAAACTTACCGAAAATACCAAATAGcctttcaaaaatctcAACAACGAAATTGACTGAACTAAGAGTTCCAAAGGATTCAGAAATTCCATCACCTGCAAAAAACCCTAACGCTGATCGTTTGAGAAGGTTTCCcgtaaagaaaaataccaAAACACCCGCCATAAAAGATCCTCCGAGAATAAACATTAATAGCAGCGATAAGTCAGGCTCCAAAAATTCTCCTATAAAATCCTTATACCAACGGATGAAACAGTCTAAGGATAATTCAAAAACCTTCGAGGTACGTAGAGGAAACTTTTTCAGTCATTTTAATGgagatgatgatgatagcAGTAGCCAGTCGTCCGTAACCAGTTCTGGTTCAGAATCTGATTCTGAATTATCATCCACTTCATCGTCCTGTACATCTGGAACCCAATCTCGGAATAGCTCCAACAATAATGCATATTCAGAAACGGAGTCATTACCTTTCGAGTTTGGTGTTGATTCAGAAGATGGAAGTGGAGTATTATTAAGAGATTTACCTAACGAAGATCAAATAAGGCCGTTTCTGGATATACAACCATGTCGACGCATGAAAGTTAAAAGTTCATTGAACCTCGAACCACCTTCTGtctcatcttcttcatcttcatcctccGACGAAGATGAGCTAATTTTAAATGTCGGGACTGCAGGTCATCGAAGAAGGcataattcttcaaaacttAGTGAACTATCCAATAGTCCGCAGAAGGGatcaaataatttcatgtattcCAATGGAAGTGTTCATGACAGTGAGACGACGATAACGCCGCAAAATATGGATGACTTGACGCTGCATCAGGCACTGAGCCGCAGCCAACCCATTAGTAAGCCTGGCCCATTAGTATTACCAAAGCGTTTAGACCAAAAGAAAGCTACGACGGAAACCTCAAATTTAACAGATATCGTTGAATTTAACGGTAATAACGATCATCGAAAGGACAAAAATTTCGATAAAGTTCTTTATTCAAGGGACTTGTTAAAAGATGCTCTAAGTTCCACTAATGCAGGCAGAAGGAGATCCATACcttcaaataaaataagAGGACGAAAGGACGCAAGTATTACCATGAGTACTAATGTTGGTAATGATGAACATGCTAGAAATACCAGCTGCCATGGTGATAAAGGACAAGAAAATGGCGCTATAAAACAAAGGACCCATGAAAGATCGCGATCTTTAACAGTCGCTGAACTAAATGAAGAGAAGAGAAGGAGTGCACTTCCATGA
- the COM2 gene encoding Com2p (Transcription factor that binds IME1 Upstream Activation Signal (UAS)ru; COM2 transcription is regulated by Haa1p, Sok2p and Zap1p transcriptional activators; may bind the IME1 promoter under all growth conditions to negatively regulate its transcription in the absence of a positive regulator that binds more effectively; repressor activity may depend on phosphorylation by PKA; C. albicans homolog (MNL1) plays a role in adaptation to stress): MSLYPLQRFESNDTVFSYTLNSKTELFNESRNNDKQHFTLQLIPNANANAKEIDNNNVEIINDLTGNTIVDNCVTTATSSNQLERRLSISDYRTENGNYYEYEFFGRRELNEPLFNNDIVENDDDIDLNNESDVLMVSDDELEVNERFSFLKQQPLDGLNRISSTNNLKNLEIHEFIIDPTENIDDELEDSFTTVPQSKKKVRDYFKLNIFGSSSSSNNNSNSLGCEPIQTENSSSQKMFKNRFFRSRKSTLIKSLPLEQENEVLINSGFDVSSNEESDESDHAIINPLKLVGNNKDISTQSIAKTTNPFKSGSDFKMIEPVSKFSNDSRKDLLAAISEPSSSPSPSAPSPSVQSSSSSHGLVVRKKTGSMQKTRGRKPSLIPDASKQFGCEFCDRRFKRQEHLKRHVRSLHMCEKPFTCHICNKNFSRSDNLNQHVKTHASL, from the coding sequence ATGTCTTTATACCCTTTACAAAGATTTGAATCAAATGACACGGTTTTCAGTTACACTTTGAATTCTAAGACTGAGCTGTTTAACGAAAGCCGCAATAACGACAAGCAACATTTTACCCTTCAACTCATACCAAATGCCAACGCCAATGCCAAGGAAATtgacaataataatgtaGAAATTATCAACGATCTAACAGGCAATACTATTGTCGACAATTGTGTAACTACAGCTACTTCATCAAATCAGTTGGAGAGAAGGCTTTCGATATCCGACTATCGTACCGAAAACGGTAACTACTACGAATACGAGTTTTTTGGTAGGAGGGAACTTAACGAACCATTATTTAATAACGACATCgtagaaaatgatgatgacatcGATCTAAATAATGAAAGTGATGTATTGATGGTTAGCGACGACGAGTTGGAGGTAAATGAAAGATTTTCCTTTCTCAAGCAACAGCCTCTTGACGGGCTGAACAGGATTTCCAGTACTAATaacttgaaaaatctgGAGATACATGAATTTATAATAGATCCAACGGAAAACATTGACGATGAGCTTGAAGACTCTTTTACCACTGTGCCCcaatctaaaaaaaaagttagGGACTATTTCAAATTAAACATATTCGGCAGTAGTAGCAgtagtaataataacagtAATAGCCTTGGTTGTGAACCCATTCAGACCGAAAACTCTTCCTCGCAGaaaatgttcaaaaatAGATTCTTCAGAAGTAGGAAAAGCACTCTAATCAAGTCTCTTCCTCTTGagcaagaaaatgaagtgCTTATAAATTCAGGGTTTGATGTTTCCTCTAATGAAGAAAGTGATGAGAGTGACCACGCGATAATAAATCCGTTAAAGCTGGTGGGAAATAACAAGGATATCTCTACTCAAAGCATTGCTAAGACAACGAATCCATTTAAGTCTGGCAGTGATTTTAAGATGATTGAGCcagtttcaaaattcaGCAATGATTCGAGAAAGGACTTATTGGCTGCCATATCAGAACCATCCTCTTCTCCTTCTCCTTCTGCACCATCACCTTCAGTACaatcttcctcttcttctcaTGGCTTAGTGGTGAGGAAGAAGACAGGAAGCATGCAGAAGACGCGCGGAAGGAAGCCCTCTTTAATTCCGGACGCTTCCAAGCAATTTGGTTGTGAATTTTGCGATAGAAGATTTAAAAGACAAGAGCATTTGAAGAGGCATGTCAGATCTTTACATATGTGCGAAAAACCATTTACATGCCATATCTGTAATAAGAACTTCAGCAGAAGCGATAATTTGAATCAGCACGTTAAAACTCACGCTTCcttatga